One Neodiprion pinetum isolate iyNeoPine1 chromosome 1, iyNeoPine1.2, whole genome shotgun sequence genomic window carries:
- the LOC124217564 gene encoding heparan-alpha-glucosaminide N-acetyltransferase, producing the protein MIENTYCEYEDLTYDKACVAAKTSTDYPETWLYSLSSDCHLCPYTRIGQITYAQNQSFTFHTERSLTWRVRSNGVEEYVPASNTSDIICSLTPNLGQFGVYELNVDNGSCILSIVKDPSSLYMPLLAVFLVTLCLLAGCTLLRTGINSLRKKFRVRNPCIGDTDPQEKALVVKRRVRSIDTFRGISILAMIFVNDGAGGYSVLEHATWDGLLVGDLVFPWFMWIMGVCLPISVGSQLSRQVCRFTMCRGVVKRSVILFLLGLSLNTLGTNAQIENIRLFGVLQRFSVVYLIVALILVLLSRRRRIEPKNPFLEAVSDIFVLLPQWMLILCLVAAHSAITFRLPVVGCPTGYLGPGGRHDDGKYPDCVGGAAGYVDRKILGTRHIYQYPTANTVYGSGPFDPEGILGCLSSVFQVFLGVQAGMILKYYTSWKDRVCRWIGWALICGGLGLSLHFTNIVPMNKNLWSMSFVLVTTSLAFLLLTICYVLVDVTEYWRGGPFRIPGMNALAMYVGHQLCYQIFPFHWAYGEMNTHTWRLIETIWGVGLWTAIAYLLHARKIYLAL; encoded by the exons ATGATCGAAAACACTTACTGCGAGTACGAAGATTTAACGTACGACAAAGCTTGCGTCGCCGCCAAAACGAGCACCGATTATCCCGAAACTTGGCTCTACTCCCTGTCCTCCGATTGCCACTTG TGTCCATACACGCGAATCGGTCAGATAACGTACGCTCAAAATCAGAGCTTCACATTTCACACTGAGAGATCTTTGACATGGAGGGTACGAAGCAACGGCGTCGAGGAATATGTTCCGGCATCAAATACGAG CGACATAATCTGCAGTTTAACACCGAATTTGGGACAATTCGGTGTATACGAATTAAACGTTGACAATGGAAGCTGCATTCTCAGCATCGTGAAGGATCCCTCGAGTTTGTACATGC CTCTCCTCGCTGTGTTTCTCGTAACACTCTGTCTACTGGCCGGATGCACTTTATTAAGAACCGGAATAAacagtttgagaaaaaaatttagggtCCGAAATCCGTGCATAGGTGATACGGATCCGCAGGAAAAGGCTTTGGTAGTTAAACGGCGAGTAAGATCCATCGACACGTTCAGAGG AATAAGTATTCTAGCGATGATTTTCGTGAACGACGGTGCCGGAGGCTACTCGGTTTTGGAGCATGCGACGTGGGACGGTTTGCTCGTCGGCGATTTGGTTTTTCCATGGTTCATGTGGATAATGGGGGTGTGTTTGCCGATATCGGTGGGTTCCCAACTATCGCGACAAGTTTGCCGTTTCACCATGTGTCGGGGAGTCGTCAAg CGCAGCGTAATTTTGTTCCTCCTCGGATTATCACTGAACACCCTCGGCACGAACGCGCAAATTGAAAACATCCGGTTGTTCGGTGTTCTCCAGCGTTTCAGCGTCGTCTACCTTATCGTCGCCCTGATCCTGGTTCTGCTCAGTCGAAGAAGACGCATCGAGCCCAAG AACCCGTTTCTCGAAGCTGTCAGCGACATTTTCGTTCTTCTCCCTCAATGGATGCTGATTTTATGCCTCGTCGCTGCCCACTCGGCGATAACTTTTCGCTTGCCGGTCGTCGGCTGCCCAAC AGGGTATCTTGGACCTGGGGGACGTCACGACGATGGCAAATATCCCGATTGCGTCGGCGGCGCGGCCGGGTATGTAGATCGAAAAATACTGGGAACACGGCATATTTACCAGTATCCAACAGCCAACACGGTTTATGGATCGGGTCCGTTCGATCCCGAGGGAATACTGG GTTGTCTAAGCTCGGTGTTTCAGGTATTTCTCGGTGTTCAGGCTGGTATGATATTGAAATACTACACGAGTTGGAAGGACCGAGTTTGCAGGTGGATCGGATGGGCCTTAATTTGCGGGGGCCTCGGTCTCTCGTTGCACTTTACTAACATTGTAccaatgaacaaaaatttatg GTCAATGTCTTTCGTGCTCGTTACGACGAGCCTCGCGTTTCTGTTACTGACGATTTGCTACGTCTTGGTAGACGTGACGGAATATTGGCGAGGCGGACCGTTCAGGATACCCG GAATGAACGCGTTGGCGATGTACGTTGGTCATCAGCTCTGTTATCAAATATTTCCGTTCCACTGGGCTTACGGTGAAATGAATACTCATACCTGGCGTCTGATCGAAACGATATGGGGCGTCGGGCTTTGGACTGCGATCGCCTACCTTCTCCATGCCAGGAAAATATACCTGGCATTATGA